TTCTTAATATAGGATTGCAGATGTTTCTTTGATCTTAGCcagatgtttctttttattgtaCATGAATGTTGCATAGTATAAAATTACAGATGTTCTTTTGATCTTAGCTGGATGTTATATGGTGGTGGCGTGAGTGGGATGATCGGCGGCATATAGCAGCAGCAGTGCGACAAGGCAGAAAGACGGCACAACAGCCGTGGCATGATGGAGAGGAAGGCGGCGGCGCTGACGTTTGGACAGTCAGCGATGACGACAGCAGTGGTGACGTGACAAGGAGGCTGCAGTGAAATAGATGCGGTGAAAATAGGGTTTAGAATATGTGAAGGTGAAAATTGATAATAGAAAAGGTGAAAGTCAaattgaaaataaagatggaTAATTATATTgacatatttttttatgtttaataGACCTGAGATTCGTGTTGTTTACATTGTTCGCATTCTCTGTTATCtacttaataaaattatttaaatattaataattaactaataataaaaaataataaaatttgataactttttaatatttttcttttactaaaCANNNNNNTTTACTAAACAACAATTATTTACCATAAGGAGAAGAATCGATCGTATCGTATGATTTTTCTAAACTTTgatttttatcattaattaaaaaatatgagTAAATATAGACCCACAAAAACATCTGATCAATAATGCTACATAAGCTTTTCACATGAgaatattcattctcaattataATAGGCTTTGGTAATGAAAATTTTAAGGACCACTAATAACATACGATCAAATTGTCTCgataaaatttcaaaatcattacaAGTTTATAAACAGTAAAATAATGCCTTAGGTTAAACTACTTATAATATACTTTTGAAAAAGACTAGGAAGTCAATGTTTTTAGTAAACCAAAAATGAAATATTAATTAGTATTGacttaaaaacaaaattatatataatttatatagtcatttaaaatttgtgtatattgtttgatattttaatattttttatattgttttgtaCAAATAAGAAACGCAGAATTTTTGTAGATCATGCATCTTTGCTTTTGTTAATAGATTATTATTCCTTTGCATTTTAGGCTGATTAAGCTGTTAGCAACTTCTTTCTACGAGAGccaatcaaaatttaattaattattaaaagagAAAAACCTTTATATATTTCTCTTtaacaagaaaaaaaagtatagagagaATGAATTTAGTGAATAATATAATTATACATATGATaaccttttttttatttgtaattttcaTAAAGATGtaatatatttttatcttattgaactaattttaaaatttattattcatattatttataaaaattattatttacctAACAAAACTGAAACAAATCTTCCTTATAAATAATTCTCACACGGCCATACATATTCCCTACTTTCCTACACCATCCAACTTCCCCTTTTCAACACccccctcctttttttttttctctctcttcccccttcccaaaaaactaaattaaaaaaagaaaaagaaagatgaaATCCCAAGCTTGTTCATCATTTACCATCTTCAACTTTGTATGCCCATGTATTATTCTTGTCTTCATGTTCCCAACCATGGGTTCATGTAGCTGCACATGTGATCACACAACACAAGAAACCAAACCCAAGGACGGTTCAAATTCAATGGAAGTCATTCTTCACTACAAAATCATCTCCATAGCTTCCGTTCTAGTGGCGGGCGCTCTAGGGGTAAGCCTACCATTGGTGAGCAAGAGAATCCCAGCACTTAACCCTCAGAACGACATCTTCTTCATGATTAAGGCGTTCGCGGCCGGCGTCATTCTCTCCACCGGCTTCATCCATATTCTACCAGAGGCCTTTGAGAGCTTGAACTCGCCATGCCTTACGCAGCTTGATCCCATGTGGGGGAACTTCCCTTTTGCTGCTTTTGTTGCCATGTTAGCTTCCATTGGAACTTTGATGGTGGATTCTTTTGCCAGTGGCTATTATCATAGGCAACACTTTAATATTTCAAAGCAGGTTCCTACTGCTGATGATGAAGAAATGGGTAATCATGGTCATGGTCATGGTCATGGTCATGATGCTCATGTTGGTCATATACATGTTCATACACATGCCACACATGGTCATGCTCATGGTTCAGCTAATTCTTCCGAGGGTTTGGTAACATCTGAACTAATTAGGAAGAGAATCATATCGCaagtaagattttttttttctccctATTATCGAGAAATGAAACTATTaagaaatatatattaaaatataaattatacattaaaaataaattaaattatatatattaatatataaatatatgatgaTAGATTTAATGAGTTACTTTTAATTTAGTGTACACATAATAATTTAGCTAATTTTTAGTGTATAcacaatatttttattattatttagcaTATCAATAAGCGCTAAATATATTTACTAATGGACCATTCCATTTTAGTAATaacgaattttatttttataaatacatatataaataaaaatattttttagagaaaaataaagacaaaaattaTACACTAAATTAAAGTGACTTTAGtggattaatttttttaatattgtaatAAATTATGTGATATGCCTTTATATTTTAGTGTAGGTGAATTTTTATACTGCTATAAGACTTTTTACTGTTAAAAAGTACATAACATTATCTATATTTTgtatgtaaaaaatattttttaaattatttaaatacaaAATGACAAAaacattttattaaaaaaaaaaattttcatccaCAAAATGGTAGTGtcgttttttatttgtattttttttaaatctgaaatagaaaatgttaagtttaattattctattggtctTTATAGTTTCGCAAAGTTTTTAATTAgattcttatacttttttttcttttaattgagtctttgtaccaattttttttaatagggTCTCtatacattttttctttttatttgggtctctgcactaatttttttattgGGTCCCtatttaattaaactaattactgtgaagagggacttaattgaaaaaaaaaattagtgcaaggaccaaattaaaaagaaaaaaagcataggaacctaattgaaaattcgcaAAACTATTGAgactaatagagtaattaaaacaaaatattaatCACGTTTTggttgttttcaattttttttaattaaaaaaattaaaaacaatggAGAAGGAATCATCAAATGATAGGCTTAAACACTTGTAAAAATCTTGTAGATCTGTACGTttctaatttgatttaaaataaaattataaataataaacataaataaaattattgaactatttttattaataattattcttgttaattattttatctatttatttttgaaaaaattaagaaaaataaaaattactaaaaaataaacaaatattcaTACCAGTGTAAAACTCATTTATACTAAAATATAGAGACACATCACACAAGTTACaatataagttaaaaaaaaaaaaatcagttcaCGCATTACGGCATTCGTTAGGCTCTGGCTCTGTAGTTTGATCTCAACATACACATTCAATAAACACAAATCACAAATTTGTTTCTTAACAACTAACAAGTATTTTAAAGGTAATTATATTTCACtgttttttttattgttgaattATTCGGGGATAACTTTTTCAAAAAAGCTTAAATTATGTATTATATTGTTGTGGGTTTTTATAACGTTTTGtcgttttataaataaaaaatatttttattacaaaattacaatattaatttACATTACTTCCATAATAatataaaacacaaaaatattgtGTTTTACATTTAAATCACTGATATGTAAAAAATTAACCCTAATGCGGACCCcatgtttttgttatttttttttcaatcaattataattaattattgacTTTGGGGGCTTGTGGACTTTGGCTTGGTGTGTTGTGGGTGTTTCAGGTGTTGGAGATAGGAATAGTGGTCCACTCAGTAATAATTGGAATATCTTTGGGAACTGCAAATAGCATTGATAGCATTAAGCCTCTCTTGGTTGCCTTGTCTTTTCATCAATTCTTTGAGGGCATGGGCCTTGGTGGTTGCATATCTCAGGTATTCAAATTTAGTAGTAACTTATGACCNNNNNNNNNNNNNNNNNNNNNNNNNNNNNNNNNNNNNNNNNNNNNNNNNNNNNNNNNNNNNNNNNNNNNNNNNNNNNNNNNNNNNNNNNNNNNNNNNNNNNNNNNNNNNNNNNNNNNNNNNNNNNNNNNNNNNNNNNNNNNNNNNNNNNNNNNNNNNNNNNNNNNNNNNNNNNNNNNNNNNNNNNNNNNNNNNNNNNNNNNNNNNNNNNNNNNNNNNNNNNNNNNNNNNNNNNNNNNNNNNNNNNNNNNNNNNNNNNNNNNNNNNNNNNNNNNNNNNNNNNNNNNNNNNNNNNNNNNNNNNNNNNNNNNNNNNNNNNNNNNNNNNNNNNNNNNNNNNNNNNNNNNNNNNNNNNNNNNNNNNNNNNNNNNNNNNNNNNNNNNNNN
The DNA window shown above is from Arachis ipaensis cultivar K30076 chromosome B08, Araip1.1, whole genome shotgun sequence and carries:
- the LOC107611931 gene encoding zinc transporter 1; amino-acid sequence: MKSQACSSFTIFNFVCPCIILVFMFPTMGSCSCTCDHTTQETKPKDGSNSMEVILHYKIISIASVLVAGALGVSLPLVSKRIPALNPQNDIFFMIKAFAAGVILSTGFIHILPEAFESLNSPCLTQLDPMWGNFPFAAFVAMLASIGTLMVDSFASGYYHRQHFNISKQVPTADDEEMGNHGHGHGHGHDAHVGHIHVHTHATHGHAHGSANSSEGLVTSELIRKRIISQVLEIGIVVHSVIIGISLGTANSIDSIKPLLVALSFHQFFEGMGLGGCISQAKFESRSTAIMATFFSLTTPIGIAIGMGISSVYKENSPTSLIVEGVFNSASAGILIYMALVDLLAADFMSPKLQNNLKLQLGANISLLLGAGCMSLLAKWA